From Parasteatoda tepidariorum isolate YZ-2023 chromosome 1, CAS_Ptep_4.0, whole genome shotgun sequence, one genomic window encodes:
- the LOC107446083 gene encoding fatty acid hydroxylase domain-containing protein 2, whose protein sequence is MESPEQIATQPSPSSLEEAQNKRVQREKLISSLKSALFILSSAIVIFVAFSNTLTWHLQHFWGASGDFWQSQWNKIWRFFGSDRYTIGVWGTFLVTFVVYWVIGLLYTFTDLTGKPAFALRYKIQDVASYPVSLPQVLSVVKQVLINQFVIGLPFGILAYYLMVWRGYNSGKTLPTFQWVIFELIFCVIMEEVGFYYSHRLLHHPRIYKYIHKRHHEWTSPIAITAIYCHPVEHIFSNLLPPLLGPLVLGSHTATSWLWFSMAILSTLNAHSGFHFPFFPSPEAHDFHHLKFNQNFGVLGVLDRLHGTDSLFRNSKMYERHIMLLSLVPLKQLYPDDPKKK, encoded by the exons ATGGAATCCCCAGAGCAGATAGCCACTCAGCCTTCGCCTTCATCTCTCGAGGAAGCTCAAAATAAAAGAGTTCAAagagaaaaacttatttcttctttaaaaagtgCATTATTTATCCTGAGTTCagcaattgtaatttttgttgcttttagtAATACATTAACTTG GCATTTGCAGCATTTCTGGGGTGCATCAGGTGATTTTTGGCAAAGCCAATGGAATAAGATATGGAGATTTTTTGGTTCAGATCGATACACTATAGGAGTATGGG GTACTTTCTTGGTCACATTTGTAGTGTATTGGGTTATTGGTTTATTGTATACATTTACTGACTTAACAGGCAAACCTGCATTTGCTCTTCGTTACAAAATTCAAGATGTAGCTTCGTATCCT GTATCTTTACCTCAAGTCTTGAGTGTTGTTAAACAAGTTTTGATTAATCAGTTTGTGATTGGTTTACCATTTGGAATATTAGCTTATTACTTAATGGTCTGGAGAGGATATAACTCTGGAAAGACTCTTCCAACATTCCAATGGGTAATATTTGAGCTTATATTTTGTGTGATCATGGAAGAAGTAGGCTTCTATTATTCTCACAG gCTTTTACACCACCCAcgtatttacaaatatattcacAAGCGTCACCACGAATGGACTTCACCCATTGCCATTACTGCTATATATTGCCACCCTGTGGAacacattttttcgaatttattacCACCTTTGTTGGGGCCCTTAGTTCTGGGTAGCCACACAGCAACGTCTTGGTTATGGTTCTCAATGGCTATCTTATCTACCCTGAATGCTCATTCTGGTTTTCACTTTCCTTTCTTTCCTTCACCTGAGGCTCATGACTTTCACCATTTGAA atttaatcaaaattttggagTACTTGGAGTGTTAGATCGCCTGCATGGAACAGACTCCCTTTTCCGCAATAGCAAAATGTATGAAAGGCACATCATGTTACTCAGCTTAGTTCCTTTAAAACAGCTCTACCCAGATGATCCCAAGAAGAAATAG